Proteins encoded by one window of Monoglobus pectinilyticus:
- a CDS encoding AzlD domain-containing protein gives MDNLKILIYIAVMAVPTYLIRMIPLTIIRKKIKNRFLLSFLFYMPYAVLGAMIFPAILYSTSSIYSAVIGFAAAIALSYMQKSLITVALLSSLAVFITEAVIM, from the coding sequence ATGGACAACCTTAAAATTTTAATATATATAGCTGTTATGGCCGTTCCTACTTACTTAATACGAATGATACCATTAACAATAATAAGAAAAAAGATTAAAAACCGTTTTCTGTTATCCTTTCTTTTTTATATGCCATATGCAGTTTTAGGCGCCATGATATTCCCGGCTATACTCTATTCAACCTCTAGCATATATTCTGCTGTTATAGGCTTTGCAGCAGCAATAGCGCTATCATATATGCAAAAGAGCCTAATAACTGTTGCCTTATTATCAAGCCTAGCAGTGTTTATAACCGAAGCTGTAATTATGTAG
- a CDS encoding AzlC family ABC transporter permease, with protein MKSNTKEFIENRYSQGVRDGIPIGLGYLSVSFTFGIMAAMGGLPVWAALLISMTNLTSAGQFAGLSLMLGGASYLEVAMTQVVINMRYALMSVSVSQKLFGGIGGLNRMGIAFGITDEIFAVSTTKPAQLGPKYMYGLMTIPYIGWALGTLVGAAAGMLLPESIRSALGIAIYGMFIAIVVPPAKDNKAVLYVLFGAVLLSSCFKWFPVLNMVSNGFVIIICALVCAGLGAYFAPIDTDETNGKDGIDGQP; from the coding sequence ATGAAATCCAATACAAAAGAATTTATAGAAAACAGATACTCTCAAGGTGTGAGAGATGGAATACCGATAGGTTTAGGATACCTGTCGGTATCCTTTACGTTCGGGATAATGGCGGCAATGGGAGGACTTCCTGTGTGGGCGGCGCTTCTTATTTCAATGACAAATCTTACCTCTGCAGGACAATTTGCCGGGCTTTCCCTTATGCTTGGCGGAGCTTCTTATCTCGAAGTTGCAATGACGCAGGTTGTAATCAATATGAGATACGCTCTTATGTCAGTCTCGGTATCTCAAAAGCTATTCGGCGGCATCGGAGGATTAAACCGTATGGGAATAGCTTTTGGCATAACTGATGAAATTTTTGCAGTATCCACAACTAAGCCGGCTCAATTGGGACCCAAATATATGTACGGACTTATGACAATACCATATATAGGCTGGGCTCTAGGAACACTTGTTGGAGCAGCCGCCGGTATGCTTCTGCCTGAATCAATCAGAAGCGCGCTTGGTATCGCCATATACGGAATGTTTATAGCCATTGTTGTTCCTCCGGCAAAAGATAATAAGGCTGTTTTATATGTATTATTTGGAGCTGTGCTTCTCAGCTCGTGCTTTAAGTGGTTTCCTGTTCTTAATATGGTATCGAATGGTTTTGTAATAATAATCTGTGCACTTGTATGTGCCGGTCTGGGCGCTTATTTCGCCCCAATTGATACAGATGAAACTAATGGGAAGGATGGCATCGATGGACAACCTTAA
- the dut gene encoding dUTP diphosphatase, whose translation MTGIAKFEKVSIEQFTEGWNNCFGSTDIDKIKKTYESIKLPKRATAGSAGYDFYSTLDFELKPNETIMIPTGIRTKIDNSWVLCLYPRSGLGFKFRLQLNNTVGIIDSDYYNSDNEGHIFIKITNDTNTGKTVSLKQGDAFAQGIFVQYGITVDDDATGVRNGGFGSTGK comes from the coding sequence ATGACAGGTATAGCAAAATTTGAAAAAGTCAGTATAGAACAGTTTACCGAAGGATGGAATAACTGCTTCGGCAGTACTGATATAGATAAAATTAAAAAAACTTATGAAAGTATAAAACTCCCAAAACGCGCAACAGCAGGAAGTGCCGGTTATGATTTTTATTCGACTTTGGATTTTGAACTAAAGCCAAATGAAACAATAATGATACCTACCGGAATAAGAACAAAAATAGACAACAGCTGGGTCTTATGCCTTTACCCCAGAAGCGGGCTTGGTTTTAAATTTAGACTTCAGCTAAATAATACTGTCGGAATAATTGACAGCGACTACTATAATTCTGATAACGAGGGTCATATCTTTATAAAAATAACAAACGACACAAATACAGGAAAAACTGTTTCGCTAAAACAGGGGGACGCTTTCGCACAGGGTATATTTGTTCAATACGGCATCACCGTTGACGATGATGCGACAGGTGTAAGAAACGGCGGCTTTGGAAGCACCGGAAAATAA
- the nrdG gene encoding anaerobic ribonucleoside-triphosphate reductase activating protein, protein MRYHNITKDDMLNGDGLRVVLWVAGCEHKCEGCHNPITWDPDGGLPFGEDEKSEIFTELDKPHISGITFTGGDPLYQSNINGVETLAKEIKEKYPDKTIWLYTGYNWEDIKDLTVIRYIDILIDGKFVKDKLDPKLHWRGSTNQRVIDVKQSRDDIVLYTKA, encoded by the coding sequence ATGCGATATCATAATATAACCAAAGACGACATGCTGAATGGAGACGGTCTGAGAGTGGTGTTATGGGTAGCAGGCTGTGAGCACAAATGCGAAGGCTGTCATAACCCAATAACCTGGGATCCTGACGGAGGACTGCCTTTCGGAGAAGATGAAAAGTCAGAAATTTTTACAGAACTTGACAAACCACATATATCCGGTATAACATTTACAGGCGGTGATCCATTATATCAATCTAATATAAATGGGGTTGAAACGCTGGCAAAAGAAATAAAAGAAAAATATCCGGACAAAACTATTTGGCTCTACACCGGATACAATTGGGAAGACATAAAAGACTTGACGGTTATAAGATACATAGATATACTTATTGACGGAAAATTTGTGAAAGACAAACTGGATCCAAAACTACATTGGCGCGGAAGCACCAACCAAAGAGTTATAGATGTTAAACAAAGCCGCGATGATATAGTTTTGTATACAAAAGCATAA